The Dehalococcoidia bacterium genome includes a window with the following:
- a CDS encoding uracil-DNA glycosylase has translation MSDINTCSDEIRACQLCALAKTRTLAVPGHGSVDAKILFVGEAPGANEDRQGIPFVGAAGQILDRMLKLIQLDRSAVFITNIVKCRPPNNRDPFPDEKEACSSYLDRQINMLNPYVIVPLGRHAASHWFPNEPISKIRAQPRQIGNLTLFPLYHPAAALHNGKLREAIQADFLKLGELLVTLSFNNRPTTRSTPEVSKDPYPSSDKTPSQMRML, from the coding sequence ATGTCTGATATCAATACATGTTCAGATGAAATACGAGCCTGCCAGCTTTGTGCACTCGCAAAAACGCGTACTTTAGCCGTCCCAGGCCATGGATCCGTAGATGCAAAGATTTTATTTGTAGGCGAAGCTCCAGGTGCCAATGAAGATCGGCAAGGAATTCCTTTTGTTGGTGCTGCAGGGCAGATATTGGATAGAATGCTTAAGTTAATTCAACTTGACCGAAGTGCTGTTTTTATCACCAACATAGTCAAGTGCAGACCTCCAAACAATCGTGATCCGTTTCCAGATGAGAAAGAAGCATGTTCTAGCTATTTAGACCGGCAGATAAATATGCTTAACCCATACGTAATTGTCCCGTTGGGGCGCCATGCTGCTTCTCATTGGTTCCCGAATGAACCCATTAGTAAAATTCGTGCTCAGCCACGGCAGATAGGAAATTTAACTTTATTTCCTCTGTATCATCCCGCAGCGGCCTTGCATAACGGAAAATTAAGAGAAGCAATCCAAGCTGATTTCCTAAAGCTCGGAGAGCTACTAGTTACTCTAAGTTTTAATAATCGTCCAACGACTAGATCAACACCCGAGGTATCTAAAGACCCTTATCCTTCATCCGACAAAACTCCTAGTCAAATGAGAATGCTCTGA
- the nusB gene encoding transcription antitermination factor NusB produces MIQPTKTPIKKTPQRKVRLLALKVLYECDLTMHDWAFALESHSPKGKTSSKINALAREKIEGVLNQKTSLDEIIQSLAPTWPISQISAIDRNVLRMAIFELQQGSTIPIKVVINEAIEIAKDFGSENSGKFVNGVLGSLLDSSNEIITNLRHNKVLK; encoded by the coding sequence GTGATTCAGCCTACAAAAACCCCGATTAAAAAAACCCCACAGCGAAAAGTGCGGTTACTCGCCCTAAAAGTTCTATATGAATGTGATTTAACAATGCACGATTGGGCTTTTGCCCTGGAGTCTCATTCTCCAAAAGGGAAAACTTCTTCCAAAATTAATGCATTAGCTAGGGAAAAAATCGAAGGTGTACTTAATCAAAAAACATCCCTTGACGAAATAATCCAGTCGCTAGCTCCTACATGGCCTATAAGTCAAATCTCAGCAATTGATAGGAATGTTCTACGAATGGCCATATTTGAACTGCAACAGGGCTCGACAATCCCGATCAAAGTAGTTATCAATGAAGCTATTGAAATTGCAAAGGATTTCGGGAGTGAAAATTCAGGGAAATTTGTTAACGGAGTGCTTGGTTCTTTGTTAGATAGCTCAAATGAAATCATTACTAACTTAAGGCATAATAAAGTTTTGAAATGA
- the rsmI gene encoding 16S rRNA (cytidine(1402)-2'-O)-methyltransferase, translating into MAGTLFIVATPIGNLEDITFRAVRVLGEVELIAAEDTRRTRKLLNHLTLKKKVISFNEHNSGDRVKNIVEKLSTIDIALVTDAGTPCISDPGASLVAECYAQGIKVVSVPGASSLTASMAVSGFTANEFLFLGFLARTTNVRKEILERHKTYSKPIVIFEAPHRIQSLLAVILETFGNRELAICRELTKLHEEIFRGTVKEASEFFENPRGEFVLVILGNSEGSIEKPPDIEVVKKSMEKAKIQGFSRRDAAKKVSKELGVSRRSAYRFWETE; encoded by the coding sequence ATGGCAGGAACGTTATTCATTGTCGCAACTCCAATTGGCAACTTGGAAGATATTACTTTTCGTGCTGTAAGGGTTTTGGGAGAAGTCGAGTTAATTGCCGCGGAAGACACACGAAGGACAAGAAAATTACTTAATCACCTAACTCTCAAAAAAAAGGTTATTAGTTTTAATGAGCATAACTCGGGTGACAGAGTAAAAAATATAGTAGAGAAATTAAGCACTATTGATATTGCGCTTGTTACAGACGCAGGGACACCTTGCATCAGTGATCCGGGAGCGTCATTGGTTGCAGAATGCTATGCCCAAGGGATTAAAGTCGTAAGTGTGCCCGGTGCTTCTTCCCTCACAGCCTCAATGGCAGTGTCCGGTTTTACAGCAAATGAATTCCTTTTCCTTGGCTTTTTAGCTCGTACTACCAATGTTCGTAAAGAAATTCTAGAGCGACATAAAACATATAGTAAACCCATAGTGATATTTGAAGCTCCTCATCGCATTCAATCTTTGCTAGCGGTAATTTTGGAAACTTTCGGAAACCGAGAATTAGCAATTTGCCGTGAGTTGACTAAATTGCACGAGGAGATTTTCAGAGGAACTGTCAAAGAGGCTTCTGAATTTTTTGAAAACCCTCGTGGAGAGTTCGTATTAGTAATACTAGGTAATAGCGAAGGTTCCATAGAAAAACCCCCTGATATAGAGGTTGTGAAAAAATCTATGGAGAAAGCCAAAATACAAGGATTTAGTCGTAGAGATGCTGCGAAAAAAGTGTCTAAAGAGCTTGGAGTTTCGCGACGCTCTGCTTACAGATTTTGGGAAACAGAGTAG
- the fabD gene encoding ACP S-malonyltransferase, translating to MTTSFLFPGQGSQAVGMGSDLFANSNAAKLVFEEADSVLKTSLSKLIFQGPSAELTRSENAQPAILCVSIAMLRAAQEVKDLATANYYAGHSVGEYTALVASNALSFADGLQLVRKRGMLMQLACEAQPSSMAALIGLDYEGSLEACLGTTAQVANVNSAQQIVIGGPLDGLEQAIERAKSLGARRAINLDVAGAFHTEVMRPAQEPMEIELERIRINTPISPIIANTTGDPITEPEQIRAELKQQLCGCVYWLQSMHTLINEKVSTYIEFGPGGVLSGLAKRIAPEARAISMASYAVLDDLP from the coding sequence ATGACAACATCTTTCCTTTTCCCTGGACAAGGTTCTCAAGCGGTAGGTATGGGTAGTGATCTTTTTGCTAATTCTAATGCTGCAAAACTTGTCTTTGAAGAGGCAGACTCCGTATTAAAGACCTCATTATCTAAGCTTATTTTTCAAGGTCCTTCCGCCGAGTTAACACGTTCTGAAAATGCACAACCTGCAATACTTTGCGTAAGTATTGCAATGCTGCGTGCAGCTCAGGAAGTTAAAGACCTAGCCACTGCTAATTATTATGCAGGCCATAGTGTTGGTGAATACACTGCATTGGTTGCATCCAATGCACTATCCTTTGCTGACGGTTTGCAACTGGTAAGAAAACGTGGAATGTTAATGCAATTAGCTTGCGAAGCTCAACCAAGCTCTATGGCAGCCCTCATAGGTTTAGATTACGAAGGTTCACTTGAGGCTTGCCTAGGAACAACTGCACAAGTAGCAAACGTCAATTCTGCGCAACAGATCGTAATTGGCGGACCACTAGATGGATTAGAGCAAGCTATTGAAAGAGCAAAATCCTTAGGCGCAAGGCGGGCCATAAATTTAGACGTTGCAGGAGCGTTCCATACTGAAGTAATGCGCCCAGCGCAAGAACCAATGGAAATAGAACTGGAAAGAATTCGTATAAATACCCCGATCTCTCCAATAATCGCAAATACGACAGGCGATCCCATTACAGAGCCTGAACAAATACGCGCAGAATTAAAGCAACAGTTATGCGGGTGCGTCTATTGGCTCCAATCCATGCACACATTGATTAATGAAAAAGTAAGCACCTACATTGAATTTGGGCCTGGTGGCGTATTAAGTGGATTGGCGAAAAGAATTGCACCAGAAGCTCGTGCCATATCAATGGCGAGTTACGCCGTGCTAGATGATCTACCTTGA
- a CDS encoding DUF177 domain-containing protein has product MELDFQINVSQLLKTNVGSVKKFGLDQAILDLEDEDSASKIDGEVLLTRTDRGVWVSGIVEIYISLECSRCLVHYSSLNKIAIDDEFLPSVDINSGAKLRYADTEINQDTYSIDAHHVLDLSEALRQYRLSTMPIAPLCRVDCKGICTECGIDLNVSSCSCEPYQDQRWAKLRELLNTNGTIT; this is encoded by the coding sequence ATGGAATTAGACTTCCAAATTAATGTTTCGCAGCTGCTTAAAACTAATGTTGGCTCTGTCAAAAAATTCGGATTAGATCAAGCTATCCTCGATCTTGAGGACGAAGATAGCGCATCAAAAATCGATGGCGAAGTACTACTGACTCGAACCGACCGAGGTGTCTGGGTATCAGGAATAGTAGAAATATATATATCTCTAGAATGTAGTCGATGCTTAGTTCATTACTCTTCATTAAACAAGATCGCTATCGATGACGAGTTTTTACCAAGTGTCGATATAAATTCTGGCGCCAAGTTGCGATATGCTGACACCGAAATCAACCAGGATACTTACAGTATCGACGCGCACCATGTATTAGATTTGAGTGAGGCATTACGTCAATACCGATTGTCTACAATGCCAATTGCGCCCTTATGTAGAGTAGACTGTAAAGGGATATGTACTGAATGTGGAATAGATTTAAATGTATCAAGCTGTTCTTGCGAACCATACCAAGACCAACGCTGGGCAAAACTACGGGAGTTACTGAATACTAATGGCACCATTACCTAA
- a CDS encoding acyl-CoA dehydrogenase family protein → MEALYSEDEKLLSKSMREFADSEIAPNAARWDENEEFPWASVEAMKKMGLMGMTSRPEYGGSGAPYAELAIASEEIARVCMSTSTTLLAHLSLGVSTIDKFANAEQSSRFLPEANAGNSIVAWALSEPSSGSDAADMQTTAVRQDADSYILNGSKIFITNAEESGVIVIFVATDRAAGHKGTTAFVVDSNANGITMKPMHGKLGIRGSGTAEINFNNVEVPLSNRLGEEGEGFKIAMTVLDSSRISLSSQSVGIAQGAFEAAIKYTQQRETFGEKLKERQALQFMLADMHTQIEAARLLTRRAAQLKDNGLSHNRESAMAKVYASEAAHYCVDKALQIFGGYGFFKENPIERMYRDQRISEIYEGTSEIQRIVIARSLLKEYAVD, encoded by the coding sequence ATGGAAGCGTTATACAGCGAAGACGAAAAATTACTTTCAAAAAGCATGAGGGAATTCGCAGACAGCGAGATTGCTCCAAACGCGGCACGATGGGACGAGAACGAAGAATTCCCCTGGGCAAGCGTTGAAGCCATGAAAAAAATGGGACTCATGGGCATGACCTCTCGTCCCGAGTATGGAGGTTCAGGCGCTCCCTACGCTGAGCTTGCAATTGCCAGTGAAGAAATCGCACGCGTATGCATGTCAACAAGTACAACTCTTTTAGCTCACTTATCTTTAGGTGTTTCCACTATCGACAAATTCGCCAATGCCGAACAGTCTTCAAGATTCTTACCTGAAGCAAACGCTGGGAATAGCATAGTGGCATGGGCATTAAGTGAGCCTAGTTCAGGAAGTGACGCAGCAGATATGCAAACTACTGCAGTACGGCAAGATGCTGATAGCTATATCCTGAACGGTTCTAAAATTTTCATTACCAACGCAGAAGAATCAGGAGTAATAGTAATTTTTGTTGCCACTGATAGAGCCGCTGGTCACAAAGGAACCACAGCATTTGTAGTCGATTCAAATGCGAACGGAATTACCATGAAGCCCATGCACGGAAAACTGGGAATTAGAGGCTCGGGTACAGCTGAAATTAACTTTAATAACGTGGAGGTTCCTCTTTCAAATAGGCTCGGCGAAGAGGGGGAAGGGTTCAAAATTGCGATGACCGTGCTAGATTCCTCCCGCATATCACTTTCCAGTCAATCAGTTGGTATAGCACAAGGAGCGTTTGAAGCCGCCATAAAATACACCCAACAAAGAGAAACCTTTGGGGAAAAACTTAAAGAGCGTCAAGCGCTTCAATTTATGCTTGCCGACATGCATACACAAATTGAAGCGGCTAGGCTACTAACTCGAAGAGCAGCTCAGCTTAAAGATAACGGCCTTTCGCACAACCGAGAATCAGCAATGGCAAAGGTTTATGCTTCTGAAGCCGCTCATTACTGCGTGGATAAAGCTTTACAAATCTTCGGAGGCTATGGGTTTTTCAAAGAAAACCCTATCGAAAGAATGTATCGTGACCAAAGGATAAGTGAGATCTACGAAGGGACATCTGAGATTCAACGAATTGTAATAGCACGTAGCTTATTGAAAGAATATGCCGTCGATTAA
- a CDS encoding DUF87 domain-containing protein: MTTRYGLTFAFVAGLALTSIYILQPSWLIKPLESGAQEILFSLGVGIIPLSIWFVWVLWLLANSFLGIFKKWRYVIGFGILTSSSFSLMSYFQADLPIIGNHVLGGNVGINIRGSEGILGLLRTSLPLIAGIYFIFPRTSTKTLLSLAKRSSRLFNHSFKMGRNKFSNARNPLGRQMQEHFASNPKREYLMLEATEQEEDWIEDIDELYASSVPDSGPLASEATALGIDQELITTAKRKHKPSITKLPPLSLLSPSISAASVSGSHQSTAALIEETLAEHGVEVSVAEIRPGPSVTMFGLVPGWNRKPRNTRDQNPSQNLQEDIKAQARNRVKVDSIIAREKDLALALAAPSLRIEAPVPGESVVGVEVPNKDSTLVTIRTVMESKEYQEKIHSDSLPVALGLASAGEPITIDLLKMPHLLIAGATGSGKSVCINTIISSLITHQSPEKVRMLLVDPKRVELTPYNGIPHLVTPVVVDADRVVRLLRGAIHEMLRRYKLLEQAGVRNIQSYNSSERREENLPYFVICIDELADLMMTASFEVEQSICRLAQLGRATGIHLIVATQRPSVDVVTGLIKANFPSRISFAVASQVDSRTILDTAGAERLLGRGDMLFLSADSPKARRIQGVFISEKESELLSEHWREQPTNINVPEIPLEELAREAEVAQAESSSDPDFDENDSLYDRVMKLAANDKQLSTSLIQRKLRVGYPRAARLMDQLEQQGIVASTSEPGKAREVIYLPDRYR; this comes from the coding sequence GTGACAACACGATATGGGCTTACCTTTGCTTTTGTAGCAGGGCTGGCTCTAACGTCCATATATATTCTCCAGCCAAGCTGGCTGATTAAGCCCTTGGAGTCTGGAGCACAAGAAATATTATTTTCCCTCGGGGTGGGAATCATACCTCTAAGTATCTGGTTTGTATGGGTTCTTTGGTTGTTGGCAAATAGTTTCCTAGGAATATTTAAAAAATGGCGTTACGTCATTGGCTTCGGTATTTTAACTTCCAGCTCATTTTCTTTAATGTCTTATTTTCAAGCAGATTTACCAATTATTGGAAATCATGTTCTTGGAGGAAATGTAGGTATTAATATCCGTGGAAGCGAAGGAATCCTAGGTCTTCTGCGCACAAGCCTTCCTCTTATTGCTGGCATATATTTCATATTCCCAAGAACTTCAACAAAAACTTTATTAAGTCTTGCAAAGCGCTCATCTAGGCTTTTTAACCATTCGTTCAAAATGGGGCGAAATAAATTCAGTAATGCTCGTAATCCTTTAGGCCGCCAAATGCAAGAGCATTTCGCTTCCAATCCTAAGCGTGAATATTTAATGTTGGAAGCAACTGAACAAGAGGAAGACTGGATTGAAGACATTGACGAATTATACGCCTCGTCTGTTCCGGACTCTGGCCCATTGGCATCTGAAGCCACTGCTCTCGGAATAGACCAAGAGCTAATTACTACGGCAAAACGCAAACATAAACCGTCTATTACAAAGCTCCCTCCGCTTTCATTGCTTTCCCCTTCTATTTCTGCTGCATCTGTTTCAGGCTCGCATCAATCCACCGCAGCCTTAATTGAAGAAACTCTTGCTGAGCATGGTGTAGAAGTTAGTGTAGCTGAAATCCGACCTGGTCCCAGTGTCACGATGTTCGGGCTTGTACCAGGTTGGAATAGAAAACCAAGAAATACCAGAGACCAAAATCCCTCTCAAAATTTGCAAGAAGATATCAAAGCACAGGCGCGAAATCGGGTAAAAGTCGATAGCATTATTGCAAGAGAAAAAGATTTAGCATTAGCTCTTGCTGCGCCTAGCTTGCGAATAGAGGCTCCAGTGCCTGGTGAATCGGTAGTAGGGGTTGAAGTTCCGAACAAAGACTCCACGCTGGTAACAATTCGCACAGTTATGGAATCAAAGGAATACCAAGAAAAGATCCATTCAGATTCACTACCAGTTGCCCTTGGACTTGCATCAGCCGGAGAGCCTATCACGATTGATTTGCTAAAGATGCCACACCTATTAATTGCAGGTGCAACTGGTAGCGGTAAAAGCGTTTGCATAAATACTATTATCTCTTCGCTTATCACTCACCAATCACCCGAAAAAGTTCGTATGCTGCTTGTTGATCCTAAACGTGTAGAACTAACTCCGTATAACGGGATTCCTCACTTAGTAACGCCTGTTGTAGTAGATGCGGATCGTGTTGTTCGACTCCTGAGAGGAGCAATCCACGAGATGCTGCGCAGGTATAAATTGCTTGAGCAGGCAGGAGTAAGAAATATCCAATCTTATAACAGTAGTGAAAGGCGGGAAGAAAATCTCCCTTATTTTGTTATATGCATAGATGAACTTGCTGATTTAATGATGACTGCCTCGTTTGAAGTCGAGCAATCAATTTGCCGACTAGCACAGCTAGGTAGAGCAACGGGAATTCATTTAATTGTCGCCACTCAACGACCTTCAGTTGATGTAGTTACTGGACTCATCAAGGCTAATTTCCCCAGTAGGATTTCTTTCGCAGTAGCATCACAAGTTGATTCTAGAACCATTTTGGATACAGCAGGAGCAGAGAGACTATTAGGTAGAGGGGACATGCTTTTTCTTTCTGCTGATTCACCTAAAGCTCGAAGGATCCAAGGTGTTTTTATCTCAGAAAAAGAATCTGAGCTTTTGAGTGAGCACTGGCGTGAGCAACCTACCAACATAAACGTACCTGAAATTCCATTAGAAGAACTCGCTAGGGAAGCAGAAGTCGCTCAAGCAGAAAGCAGTAGTGATCCAGATTTTGATGAGAACGATTCATTATACGATCGTGTAATGAAATTAGCTGCAAATGATAAGCAATTATCTACATCTCTAATTCAACGTAAGCTTAGGGTTGGCTACCCTCGTGCCGCCCGATTAATGGATCAATTAGAACAACAAGGCATCGTAGCTTCCACGAGCGAGCCTGGCAAAGCCCGGGAGGTAATTTACCTTCCCGATCGCTATCGATAA
- a CDS encoding cobalamin B12-binding domain-containing protein, whose amino-acid sequence MNEPSKILIGKPGLDGHDRGAKMVVRLLEDAGFEVFFTGIRKTPIEIAQLAKDKQVDVVGISILSGAHMELIPEVINCLQSLGLEHVPVIAGGIIPSHDRTMLLEMGVAAIFSPGSRSEEIIARVAEITGSKVHIPDHT is encoded by the coding sequence ATGAATGAACCAAGCAAAATCCTAATAGGAAAGCCAGGACTGGATGGGCACGACAGAGGTGCAAAGATGGTCGTGCGACTACTGGAAGATGCTGGCTTTGAGGTATTTTTCACCGGCATAAGGAAAACACCGATTGAAATCGCTCAACTTGCAAAGGATAAGCAAGTGGACGTGGTGGGTATAAGTATATTGTCTGGCGCTCATATGGAATTGATACCTGAGGTAATCAACTGCCTTCAATCTCTCGGCTTAGAACACGTCCCTGTAATAGCAGGAGGAATCATTCCCTCTCACGATCGCACTATGCTACTTGAGATGGGAGTTGCCGCTATATTTAGCCCAGGTTCTCGTTCGGAGGAAATAATTGCTAGAGTGGCAGAAATTACCGGAAGTAAAGTTCATATACCAGATCATACATAA
- a CDS encoding ribonuclease J — protein sequence MSKEIKIIPLGGLGEIGKNMLCIDYDKDIVVVDAGLMFPKDNMPGVDLLLPNTNYLEENKARIKGILITHGHEDHIGGLPYLLRKINAPVYGPPLACDLIKTKLNEHPSISKSVIKEIKTGERIKLGKLSIEYFQVSHSIPDACGVIIKTPLGTIVHTGDFKIDHTPIDNRAADLQRLGEIGKEGVLLLLSDSTYAEVPGYTPSEKTVTETLDWVIGKATGRVLVATFASLIARVQQVVDVAIRHNRKVSLLGRSMVNNMTMSLERGYLKAHSQTIIPLEQLNSLQNESQLIVLTGAQGEPMSVLTRIANRRHREISISEGDTVIISASPIPGNEVAVASVIDGLTKQGAKVITRRNIPGVHVPGHASQEELKLMLRLLTPKYFIPIHGEYRMLVAHSELAKEVGVIQQNIFVLQDGDVLGIDANSAKLLEKIPAGDIVIDGLQMWDLPANIIQNRRTLGRNGIVLVVVTSFAENSFAPGIEIVSKGFVDIDDGSNKVIETAKDLLIESIKSVNLEDHDEASLNRIFAEVLKPFFSKETKKRPMIVTTLIKH from the coding sequence ATGTCTAAAGAAATAAAAATCATCCCTTTAGGAGGGCTTGGAGAAATTGGAAAGAACATGCTATGCATTGACTACGATAAAGATATTGTAGTCGTGGATGCTGGCCTCATGTTTCCTAAAGACAACATGCCTGGTGTAGATCTTCTTCTTCCCAATACAAATTATCTTGAGGAGAATAAAGCTCGTATAAAAGGTATTTTAATTACCCATGGACACGAGGATCATATCGGTGGACTACCTTACCTATTACGGAAAATTAATGCTCCCGTGTATGGCCCACCCCTTGCATGCGACCTCATTAAAACGAAGTTAAATGAACACCCTAGTATCAGTAAATCTGTAATCAAAGAGATCAAGACAGGTGAGCGTATAAAGCTAGGTAAATTGTCCATAGAATACTTTCAAGTGAGCCATAGCATCCCGGATGCTTGTGGCGTGATCATCAAAACCCCCTTAGGAACAATCGTTCATACTGGAGACTTCAAAATCGATCATACGCCTATTGATAACAGAGCCGCCGATCTCCAACGATTGGGAGAAATAGGAAAAGAGGGCGTATTACTCCTACTTTCTGATTCAACATATGCTGAGGTTCCTGGCTACACGCCATCAGAAAAAACCGTAACAGAAACGCTCGATTGGGTTATCGGAAAAGCTACAGGAAGAGTTTTGGTCGCCACTTTTGCATCATTGATAGCTCGGGTTCAGCAAGTCGTCGACGTTGCAATAAGGCACAACCGCAAAGTGTCTTTGTTAGGCCGTTCAATGGTTAACAATATGACAATGTCTCTTGAAAGAGGTTACCTGAAGGCTCATTCACAAACCATCATTCCATTAGAACAACTGAATTCTCTTCAAAATGAATCTCAATTAATTGTGTTGACTGGTGCCCAAGGAGAGCCAATGTCCGTTTTGACTAGAATCGCAAACCGGCGCCATCGGGAGATCTCCATTTCTGAAGGAGACACAGTTATTATTTCTGCATCACCTATACCTGGAAATGAAGTAGCCGTTGCATCAGTAATTGATGGCCTTACTAAGCAAGGCGCAAAAGTCATTACACGCAGAAATATACCGGGAGTTCATGTTCCTGGACATGCAAGCCAAGAAGAACTAAAACTGATGCTAAGGCTTCTTACTCCTAAATATTTCATCCCAATACATGGGGAATATAGGATGCTAGTAGCACACAGTGAACTCGCAAAAGAAGTAGGCGTAATTCAACAAAATATTTTTGTCCTTCAAGATGGAGATGTACTCGGGATTGATGCTAATAGTGCAAAATTACTCGAAAAAATCCCCGCTGGCGATATCGTGATTGACGGCCTTCAAATGTGGGATCTGCCCGCAAATATCATTCAAAACAGGCGCACTTTAGGAAGAAATGGGATTGTCCTAGTAGTAGTAACTTCCTTCGCAGAAAATAGCTTCGCCCCAGGTATCGAAATAGTTTCCAAAGGTTTTGTTGACATAGACGACGGTAGTAATAAAGTAATAGAAACCGCGAAGGATCTTCTCATTGAATCTATAAAATCCGTCAATTTGGAAGACCATGACGAAGCAAGCCTCAACCGTATCTTTGCTGAAGTACTGAAGCCTTTCTTTAGCAAAGAAACAAAAAAACGCCCGATGATAGTCACTACCTTAATTAAGCATTAA
- a CDS encoding acyl carrier protein, with protein MATVFDRVKDVVVDRLGSDGDTVQPEASFVDDLNADSLDLVELIMGFEEEFSTDDKQVKISDEDAEKIRTIQDAVDFIKAQGVSD; from the coding sequence ATGGCTACAGTTTTTGATCGAGTAAAGGATGTTGTTGTTGATAGGTTAGGATCTGACGGCGATACCGTGCAGCCAGAGGCATCCTTTGTTGATGATCTTAATGCGGACTCATTAGATCTAGTCGAATTAATAATGGGATTCGAGGAAGAATTCTCTACAGATGATAAGCAAGTAAAAATATCGGATGAAGATGCTGAAAAAATTCGAACTATTCAAGATGCAGTGGACTTTATAAAGGCACAAGGGGTGTCTGATTAA
- a CDS encoding VOC family protein → MTLSSSDTRVGELNHIGIAVMNIEKSLEQFYELFDSPEASILVNHEHAVRGAFIEQGETHIELLEPLNATSVIAKFLETHGEGIHHMAFTVGNVDTKVSELQKLGISIITGPREGFTGRIAFTNPTDTHGILIELVTPFNQSHNE, encoded by the coding sequence ATGACTTTATCAAGTAGTGATACACGCGTAGGGGAATTAAACCATATTGGGATTGCCGTAATGAATATAGAAAAATCACTCGAGCAATTTTACGAACTTTTTGACTCCCCTGAAGCTTCAATCTTAGTCAATCATGAGCATGCAGTACGAGGAGCATTCATCGAACAAGGAGAAACTCACATAGAGTTGTTGGAGCCACTTAATGCAACATCGGTAATTGCCAAATTTTTAGAAACCCATGGAGAAGGAATCCACCATATGGCATTTACTGTCGGCAACGTAGACACAAAGGTTTCGGAGCTACAAAAATTAGGTATTTCAATTATCACCGGCCCTAGAGAAGGATTCACTGGTCGAATAGCGTTTACAAATCCTACTGATACTCACGGAATATTAATCGAACTGGTAACACCATTTAACCAATCCCACAATGAATGA
- the rpmF gene encoding 50S ribosomal protein L32, producing the protein MAPLPKRKRSKSRVGTNRAHQNIKLGSLVECQRCHQPMKPHHACPSCGYYRGRDILKVEAELQ; encoded by the coding sequence ATGGCACCATTACCTAAACGCAAAAGATCCAAATCCAGAGTAGGGACAAATAGGGCGCATCAAAATATCAAGCTTGGAAGCTTAGTCGAATGCCAGCGTTGTCATCAACCTATGAAGCCGCATCATGCATGCCCATCGTGCGGGTACTACCGAGGTAGGGATATCCTGAAAGTAGAAGCTGAGCTTCAATAG